A window of the Lactuca sativa cultivar Salinas chromosome 5, Lsat_Salinas_v11, whole genome shotgun sequence genome harbors these coding sequences:
- the LOC128126247 gene encoding uncharacterized protein LOC128126247, protein MPLHLKSYKEHCNPLFLCILSFVSSPRSSLPLVRSISSKYITMIDIKCNCGATVVIRTSYSKRNPGKLYYACTVKGPLCKFIGWVNDYDQDCDCMAFRMKLEEQNRKLKLYLVISWVFFVSVLIYKV, encoded by the exons ATGCCGTTACACCTTAAATCTTATAAAGAACACTGCAACCCTCTTTTCCTCTGTATCCTCTCGTTCGTCTCTTCCCCTCGTTCGTCTCTTCCCCTCGTTCGATCGATTTCTTCCAAATACATAACAATGATCGATATTAAATGCAATTGTGGAGCCACTGTAGTGATTCGCACATCTTATAGCAAAAGAAACCCTGGGAAACTCTATTATGCTTGTACAGTAAAG GGACCATTATGCAAGTTCATAGGATGGGTGAATGATTATGATCAGGACTGTGATTGTATGGCGTTTAGGATGAAACTTGAAGAACAAAATCGCAAATTGAAGCTTTACCTAGTTATTAGCTGGGTTTTTTTTGTTTCAGTCCTTATATATAAAGTGTAG